Proteins encoded together in one Coffea arabica cultivar ET-39 chromosome 2c, Coffea Arabica ET-39 HiFi, whole genome shotgun sequence window:
- the LOC113726642 gene encoding outer envelope protein 64, mitochondrial-like isoform X2, translating to MPSSSKLNVSNPKVWILIGVGVAGIIVLAETRRRRLKSRNAIKEDFGSFVERFELSPFPQPPPPAARLPLSGLTFAIKDIIDVKGFVTGFGSVDWKKTHEVAAKTAVVVTALLQSGATCVGKTIMDEFGFGITGENSHYGTPTNPNLPSHIPGGSSSGSAVAVAAKLVDFAIGWFARDPSTLRHVGHVLLQLNPLETRKTRRLLIADDLFQLSKVPKWKTIDVFKRVTGKLSGYQTANHIKFGQYISSNVPSLKGFHEELKNQTLISNVKALASVMSILQRYEFRTNHEEWFVSVKPRLGPRVSDGVLAAINTTPENIKILYKIRSEMRTALQALLKDDGILVIPTVADPPLKLNIKKGAFSEFLDRTFALSSIASMSGCCQVSVPFGEHDDYPVSVSFIASHGADKFLLDTIVDMYSSLQDEVSTVSNSPPLPDINGNMETSELLKEKGNAAYKGKQWNKAVSYYTEAIGLNDKIATYYCNRAAAFLELGCFQQAEEDCTSAISLDKKNVKAYLRRGTARESLLCYKEALLDFKHALVLEPQNKAANLAEKRLRKLIS from the exons ATGCCAAGTTCATCAAAGCTCAATGTCTCAAACCCTAAAGTCTGGATCTTGATCGGCGTAGGCGTTGCCGGCATCATTGTTCTCGCTGAGACTCGCCGCCGCCGTCTGAAATCCCGAAATGCAATCAAAGAAGACTTCGGATCCTTTGTCGAGCGCTTCGAGCTTTCTCCATTTCCTCAACCTCCTCCTCCCGCCGCTCGACTCCCCCTCTCCGGCCTCACTTTCGCCATTAAAGACAT aattgATGTAAAGGGTTTTGTGACGGGGTTTGGGAGTGTGGACTGGAAGAAGACTCATGAGGTGGCGGCCAAGACTGCGGTGGTGGTGACGGCTCTCTTGCAAAGTGGGGCTACTTGTGTTGGAAAGACAATCATGGATGAATTTGGCTTTGG GATAACAGGGGAAAATTCTCATTATGGAACTCCAACTAATCCAAACTTGCCATCCCATATACCTGGGGGTTCAAGTAGTGGTTCAGCTGTTGCTGTTGCTGCCAAGCTTGTGGATTTTGCTATCG GGTGGTTTGCCCGTGACCCCTCTACGTTGCGTCATGTTGGACATGTTCTGCTTCAGTTAAATCCATTGGAAACTCGAAAGACAAGGCGCCTTTTGATAGCTGATGATCTCTTTCAGCTTTCTAAAGTTCCCAAGTGGAAGACTATAGATGTTTTCAAGCGAGTCACAGGGAAATTATCTGGCT ACCAAACAGCGAACCATATAAAATTTGGGCAGTATATTTCTTCAAATGTGCCCAGTTTAAAAGGATTTCATGAAGAATTGAAAAACCAGACCTTGATATCTAATGTGAAAGCTCTTGCTTCTGTCATGTCTATACTGCAGAG ATACGAGTTTAGGACAAATCATGAGGAATGGTTTGTTTCAGTTAAACCCAGATTGGGACCTCGTGTCTCTGATGGTGTTCTAGCAGCAATTAATACTACACCTGAGAACATCAAAATTCTTTACAAAATAAGGAGTGAAATGCGAACTGCTCTTCAAGCTCTTTTGAAG GATGACGGCATATTAGTAATTCCAACAGTTGCAGACCCGCCGTTGAAACTTAACATAAAGAAAGGTGCATTTTCTGAGTTCCTGGATAGAACATTTGCTTTATCAAGCATTGCGAGTATGTCTGGCTGCTGTCAG GTCTCTGTTCCTTTTGGGGAGCATGATGATTATCCAGTATCTGTGTCATTTATTGCATCCCATGGAGCAGACAAATTTCTGCTTGATACCATTGTCGATATGTATTCTTCTCTTCAAGATGAAGTTAGTACTGTTTCAAATTCTCCACCGCTGCCTGATATCAATGGCAACATGGAAACATCTGAACTATTGAAGGAAAAG GGAAATGCGGCATATAAGGGAAAGCAGTGGAATAAAGCTGTAAGCTACTACACCGAAGCAATTGGGTTGAATGATAAAATTGCTACTTACTATTGCAATAGGGCAGCTGCATTTCTGGAATTAGGATG CTTTCAACAGGCTGAGGAGGACTGCACTAGCGCAATATCTCTTGATAAGAAG AATGTGAAGGCGTATTTAAGACGAGGAACAGCTAGGGAATCACTTCTTTGCTATAAAGAAGCTCTTCTAG ATTTCAAGCATGCTCTTGTACTGGAACCGCAAAATAAGGCAGCTAATCTGGCTGAAAAGAGGCTAAGGAAACTTATTAGTTGA
- the LOC113726642 gene encoding outer envelope protein 64, mitochondrial-like isoform X1 — MPSSSKLNVSNPKVWILIGVGVAGIIVLAETRRRRLKSRNAIKEDFGSFVERFELSPFPQPPPPAARLPLSGLTFAIKDIIDVKGFVTGFGSVDWKKTHEVAAKTAVVVTALLQSGATCVGKTIMDEFGFGITGENSHYGTPTNPNLPSHIPGGSSSGSAVAVAAKLVDFAIGTDTIGCIRIPASFCGILGFRPSHGIVSLVGVLPNSQSLDTVGWFARDPSTLRHVGHVLLQLNPLETRKTRRLLIADDLFQLSKVPKWKTIDVFKRVTGKLSGYQTANHIKFGQYISSNVPSLKGFHEELKNQTLISNVKALASVMSILQRYEFRTNHEEWFVSVKPRLGPRVSDGVLAAINTTPENIKILYKIRSEMRTALQALLKDDGILVIPTVADPPLKLNIKKGAFSEFLDRTFALSSIASMSGCCQVSVPFGEHDDYPVSVSFIASHGADKFLLDTIVDMYSSLQDEVSTVSNSPPLPDINGNMETSELLKEKGNAAYKGKQWNKAVSYYTEAIGLNDKIATYYCNRAAAFLELGCFQQAEEDCTSAISLDKKNVKAYLRRGTARESLLCYKEALLDFKHALVLEPQNKAANLAEKRLRKLIS, encoded by the exons ATGCCAAGTTCATCAAAGCTCAATGTCTCAAACCCTAAAGTCTGGATCTTGATCGGCGTAGGCGTTGCCGGCATCATTGTTCTCGCTGAGACTCGCCGCCGCCGTCTGAAATCCCGAAATGCAATCAAAGAAGACTTCGGATCCTTTGTCGAGCGCTTCGAGCTTTCTCCATTTCCTCAACCTCCTCCTCCCGCCGCTCGACTCCCCCTCTCCGGCCTCACTTTCGCCATTAAAGACAT aattgATGTAAAGGGTTTTGTGACGGGGTTTGGGAGTGTGGACTGGAAGAAGACTCATGAGGTGGCGGCCAAGACTGCGGTGGTGGTGACGGCTCTCTTGCAAAGTGGGGCTACTTGTGTTGGAAAGACAATCATGGATGAATTTGGCTTTGG GATAACAGGGGAAAATTCTCATTATGGAACTCCAACTAATCCAAACTTGCCATCCCATATACCTGGGGGTTCAAGTAGTGGTTCAGCTGTTGCTGTTGCTGCCAAGCTTGTGGATTTTGCTATCG GTACTGATACAATTGGATGTATAAGAATTCCAGCGTCATTTTGTGGTATACTTGGATTTAGACCGTCGCACGGGATTGTATCTCTAGTTGGTGTTCTACCAAATTCTCAAAGTTTAGACACTGTTG GGTGGTTTGCCCGTGACCCCTCTACGTTGCGTCATGTTGGACATGTTCTGCTTCAGTTAAATCCATTGGAAACTCGAAAGACAAGGCGCCTTTTGATAGCTGATGATCTCTTTCAGCTTTCTAAAGTTCCCAAGTGGAAGACTATAGATGTTTTCAAGCGAGTCACAGGGAAATTATCTGGCT ACCAAACAGCGAACCATATAAAATTTGGGCAGTATATTTCTTCAAATGTGCCCAGTTTAAAAGGATTTCATGAAGAATTGAAAAACCAGACCTTGATATCTAATGTGAAAGCTCTTGCTTCTGTCATGTCTATACTGCAGAG ATACGAGTTTAGGACAAATCATGAGGAATGGTTTGTTTCAGTTAAACCCAGATTGGGACCTCGTGTCTCTGATGGTGTTCTAGCAGCAATTAATACTACACCTGAGAACATCAAAATTCTTTACAAAATAAGGAGTGAAATGCGAACTGCTCTTCAAGCTCTTTTGAAG GATGACGGCATATTAGTAATTCCAACAGTTGCAGACCCGCCGTTGAAACTTAACATAAAGAAAGGTGCATTTTCTGAGTTCCTGGATAGAACATTTGCTTTATCAAGCATTGCGAGTATGTCTGGCTGCTGTCAG GTCTCTGTTCCTTTTGGGGAGCATGATGATTATCCAGTATCTGTGTCATTTATTGCATCCCATGGAGCAGACAAATTTCTGCTTGATACCATTGTCGATATGTATTCTTCTCTTCAAGATGAAGTTAGTACTGTTTCAAATTCTCCACCGCTGCCTGATATCAATGGCAACATGGAAACATCTGAACTATTGAAGGAAAAG GGAAATGCGGCATATAAGGGAAAGCAGTGGAATAAAGCTGTAAGCTACTACACCGAAGCAATTGGGTTGAATGATAAAATTGCTACTTACTATTGCAATAGGGCAGCTGCATTTCTGGAATTAGGATG CTTTCAACAGGCTGAGGAGGACTGCACTAGCGCAATATCTCTTGATAAGAAG AATGTGAAGGCGTATTTAAGACGAGGAACAGCTAGGGAATCACTTCTTTGCTATAAAGAAGCTCTTCTAG ATTTCAAGCATGCTCTTGTACTGGAACCGCAAAATAAGGCAGCTAATCTGGCTGAAAAGAGGCTAAGGAAACTTATTAGTTGA